Proteins co-encoded in one Apteryx mantelli isolate bAptMan1 chromosome 4, bAptMan1.hap1, whole genome shotgun sequence genomic window:
- the LOC136991919 gene encoding olfactory receptor 4S2-like — MENVSSVKEFILLGLSKNQGVQKICFVVFLFFYIVVVAGNLLIVVTVVSSQSLNSPMYFFLCHLSIADICLSSVTAPKMIADFLVEKKTISFVGCMAQLFAAHFFGGAEVFILTVMAYDRYFAICRPLHYTTLMTRRVCGWMVMGSWVGGFVHSLVQTLITVSLPFCGPNKIDHYFCDVHPLLQLACTDTYVAGIIVVANGGMISLVSFFILVTSYIVILLSLKRRTSEGRNKALSTCGSHITVVILFFGPCTFTYIRPSSNLSEDKSVAVFYTVITSMLNPLIYTLRNEEMKSAMRKLWNR; from the coding sequence atggagaatgtaagcagtgtgaaagaattcattcttctgggcctttcaaagaaccaaggggtgcagaaaatatgctttgtggtgtttttgttcttctatattgttgttgtggcaggaaatctgctcatcgttgtcactgtagttagcagtcagagtctgaactcccccatgtatttctttctctgccacctgtccattgcagatatttgcctctcttctgtcacagctcccaaaatgattgctgacttccttgttgagaagaaaaccatttcctttgtgggttgcatggcacagctattcgcggcacatttcttcggcggcgctgaggtcttcatcctcacagtgatggcctatgatcgctactttgccatatgcagacccctgcactacaccaccctcatgaccaggcgtgtgtgtggctggatggtgatgggttcatgggtggggggctttgtgcactccctggtgcagaccctcataaccgttagcctccctttttgcggtcccaacaaaattgaccactacttctgtgatgtccatcccctactgcaactggcctgtaccgacacctatgttgcaggcatcattgttgttgccaatggtggaatgatttctttggtctctttcttcatcctggtcacgtcctacattgtcattttgttatccttgaaaaggcgaacgtccgaagggaggaacaaagccctctccacctgtgggtcccacattactgtggtgattctcttctttgggccatgcacattcacctacatacgcccatccagcaatctctcggaggacaagagcgtagctgtcttttacactgtcatcacgtccatgctgaacccactcatctacacgctgagaaatgaggagatgaaaagtgccatgagaaaactgtggaataga